The Alosa sapidissima isolate fAloSap1 chromosome 5, fAloSap1.pri, whole genome shotgun sequence genome has a window encoding:
- the LOC121709009 gene encoding odorant receptor 131-2-like, which produces MALTNNSTKEVLQQASIARSVSKFAVMVLMSFVFIYINNVMFITLWSKPVLRETSRYILFAHMLCNDSIQLLFSSIIGFISFCCRPAKAVCSILILVTDSTSRITPLNLAVMSLERYVAICFPLRHSEFAAVKNTYVAIAALWFFGLVNPVVDSLYTSVTDPDFFTGKVLCGTDFMFITSPWQELLYQALNGFYYVVAILVIIYSYVCVMIVARSVSSDANSARKAHRTLLLHLIQLLLSLNTLLFGNIIDFLVQTLSYEVRFDVRYSIFLLVVLLPRCLSPLIYGLRDDTLRHLFLHRFKCGLCRAKMSVHVTSLY; this is translated from the coding sequence ATGGCTCTCACAAACAACTCCACGAAGGAAGTGCTTCAGCAAGCGTCGATCGCTCGATCAGTATCCAAATTTGCTGTGATGGTGCTGATGTCTTTCGTCTTCATCTACATCAACAACGTTATGTTTATCACGCTGTGGAGCAAGCCTGTTTTGAGAGAGACCTCTCGCTACATCCTCTTTGCTCACATGCTCTGTAACGACTCGATCCAGCTGCTCTTCTCGTCAATAATTGGATTCATCTCATTCTGTTGCAGGCCTGCTAAAGCCGTTTGCTCCATCTTAATCTTAGTCACCGACTCCACCTCCAGAATCACGCCGCTTAACCTGGCCGTGATGTCACTGGAGCGCTACGTTGCCATCTGCTTTCCTCTGCGTCACAGTGAATTTGCCGCCGTTAAGAACACGTACGTGGCCATCGCTGCTCTTTGGTTCTTTGGGCTGGTGAACCCTGTGGTCGATTCACTTTACACCTCCGTGACTGACCCTGATTTCTTCACTGGAAAGGTGTTGTGTGGTACTGATTTTATGTTCATTACGTCACCATGGCAGGAGTTGCTCTACCAGGCTCTAAACGGCTTCTACTACGTGGTAGCAATTCTTGTCATCATCTACAGCTATGTTTGTGTCATGATTGTGGCTCGGTCCGTCTCCAGTGATGCGAATTCCGCTAGGAAGGCGCACAGGACGCTTCTGCTGCACCTGATTCAGCTGCTGCTCAGCCTGAACACGCTGCTCTTTGGCAACATCATTGACTTCCTGGTACAGACTCTGAGCTACGAGGTCCGATTCGACGTGCGCTACAGCATCTTCCTGCTGGTCGTCCTGCTGCCCAGGTGTCTGAGTCCCCTCATCTACGGCCTGAGAGACGACACGCTTCGCCACTTGTTCCTTCACCGTTTCAAATGTGGTTTGTGTAGAGCCAAGATGAGTGTACATGTTACCTCACTGTATTAG